Proteins encoded by one window of Lepeophtheirus salmonis chromosome 3, UVic_Lsal_1.4, whole genome shotgun sequence:
- the LOC139904991 gene encoding uncharacterized protein, which yields MRDSVQSLHSIPTNPGALSHTREGYDGESSEMYNAYTQYSSSAQYLSQIWQHQDTAYHSGTQQHLQTQQQQLYDNYIYNNNYFYSVPDSPPPPPPMNPAQEEQPPSAEYNHSSSNIPSIPNSHEYYTTGSTQSTLTQDSMEGRTHEQNNNVEQWRNNASYWDQQCHYENGYYNPQFHPSNYYYGTSTTGKMEVESGNHYGYHSNNVAQYTDFSVHNFVDKSGQIYNNNNAIPNNHSSPPNEHFFSSRDSLETQHQNNDAKGLSLNLNLGGLEIDACILNNKGSNNIKSFNAIKNKKPSPKMKKCAKREHLLMNTYPIQVKTRRTIIFVNLNTVGI from the coding sequence ATGAGGGATTCGGTTCAAAGTCTACACTCTATTCCAACAAATCCTGGAGCATTATCCCATACTCGAGAAGGATATGATGGAGAAAGTAGTGAAATGTACAATGCCTATACCCAATACTCTTCCTCTGCACAATATCTTTCTCAAATCTGGCAGCACCAAGACACAGCCTACCATTCAGGAACTCAACAGCACCTGCAGACACAGCAACAACAGCTCTACGACAACtacatttataacaataattacttttactCTGTTCCAGATTCGCCGCCGCCTCCTCCTCCAATGAACCCTGCACAAGAAGAACAGCCTCCCTCTGCAGAATACAATCACTCCTCTTCAAACATTCCATCCATTCCCAATTCCCATGAATACTATACAACCGGATCCACTCAATCTACCCTCACTCAAGATTCAATGGAAGGGAGAACTCATGAACAAAACAATAATGTAGAGCAATGGAGAAACAACGCCTCATACTGGGATCAACAATGTCACTATGAGAATGGCTATTATAATCCTCAATTTCATCCTTCTAACTACTATTACGGAACGTCAACCACTGGAAAAATGGAAGTAGAATCAGGGAATCATTATGGTTATCACAGTAATAATGTTGCTCAGTATACAGACTTTTCAGTACATAACTTTGTCGATAAATCTGGTCAGatatacaacaacaacaacgcaATCCCAAACAATCACAGCAGTCCACCTAATGAACATTTCTTTTCATCGCGGGACTCTTTAGAGACTCAACATCAGAACAATGATGCCAAAGGACTCTCACTGAATCTTAATCTCGGAGGCTTAGAAATCGATGCATGTATACTCAACAACAAGGGGAGTAACAACATTAAAAGCTTTAATGCCATCAAGAATAAAAAGCCGagtccaaaaatgaaaaaatgcgCAAAAAGAGAGCATCTCCTCATGAACACATACCCTATACAAGTCAAAACGAGGAGAACCATTATATTTGTGAATTTGAACACTGTGGGTATATAG